The DNA segment GTTACGACACGCAAACGACGGCTGAACTTGAGGGTATTGCCATTGCAGCGGATGTGCCAGCTCGCGATCTGTTGGTGACAGGCGGGTTCACTGATTTTGTTGACGCGCTGCGTAGCGATGCGGCTTTGAGTTCTCCGTTTCAAAGTCCCATCAACGATCCAGGTCAATGCACCGCGGTGCTAGTGGCTGCCGGCACGAGTGCGGATGGCCTGCCGTTGCTTGCGCAAACTTGGGACATGCACCCTACGGCTACTCCGTACATTCGCGTGCTGGACCAACGATCGACCGATCAACCTGCGACGGTGGTCTTCACCGTTACCGGCTGTCCGGCGATGATCGGTATTAACGAGCACGGTCTTGGGATCGGAATCAACAACATGGTGACCATGGACGGGCGACCCGGCGTGATGTGGACAAGCGTGGTGCGTCGCATGCTGCGTGCTCGAAATGCCGATGAAGCCCTCGAACTATTGAAACATGCACCGGTGGCCGGAGCGCATCATTACCTTTTGATTGATGCGGAAAGCAACGGATACAGCGTCGAACGCTCACCGACGCGAATTGCCGTGCGAACGTTGGAATCAACGCTCGCCCACACTAATCATTGCTTAGACTCGGAACTGGTCAGTATTGAACCCGTTCGCGGCGATGCACCGGCGCATAGTACGCAGGGCAGACTGCGATCAGCTAAGCGTTGGCTTGATACTCATCGCGAAGATTGTTCTCGCCAAGGTTTATGGCGTTTATTGAACCAATTTGACGCCAAGGACCCCTTAGGCTCGATCTGCCATGGCCCATTTCCCGATTACGATGTAGAGACTGGAGGCGCGGTGGTGATCTCGCCTCGTGATCGTGCGATGGATGCGATCTGGGGGCAAGGCCGAGTCCACACGAAAGCGGACCAGACCGAGCCCGAAACCTTTACTGTATTGCCAAACAATCCCATGCCAAGTGTTTCTTGATTTGGAACGCACTCTATGTCTAAAAAGAATCTTGCAACTTCTACGATTCAAATCAGCGGCCCTATTCCAGGTCCTCGGGCCCAAGCGATTCTCGATCGCCGCGACGCATCCACGGTCCGGGGCCTTTACCGATCGTGTCCTATCGTTGCCGAGTCTGCTTCCGGCGCTACGGTGACTGACGTCGACGGCAACGTTTTCATCGACCTAGCCGGCGGCATTGGCGCACTCAATGCCGGTCATTGTCCACCCGAAGTCACCAAGGCGATTCACGACCAAGCGGATAAGTTGATTCATTTGTGCAACATCGTGGGCACCTACGAATCGATGGTGCAACTGAACGAAAAACTGCATGAGATTGTGCCGATCCGCGGCCTCAAAAAGACATTGCTTTGCAATTCGGGTGTCGAGGCCGGCGAGAACGCAGTGAAAATTGCGCGCTACGCCACGGGGCGACAGGGCATCATCGTGTTCGAGGGAGCATTTCACGGACGAAGCCTCTTGGGAATGACGATGACGAGCAAATACGATCTCTACAAACGTGGATTCGGGCCGTTTGCGAGCGAAGTCTATCGTGTGCCGTTTCCGTATGAATACCGCGAGAAGCCGAACGGGATGAGCACCGACGATTTCTGCGAACTACGAATCAACGATTTGAAGAAAGCTTTCGTCGCGCAGATTGATCCCACCAGTGTCGCCGCGGTGATTATCGAGCCTGTGCAAGGCGAGGGCGGCTTTATCCCAGCACCGCCCGCGTACATTCGAGCCTTACGCGAACTCACCGCCCAACACGGAATCCTGTTAGCCAGTGACGAAGTGCAAAGCGGCTTTGGTCGCACAGGAAAAATGTTCGCGATCGAACACACGCCGGGCTGTGGTACCGAGTGGGATGTCGACATGGTGATCATGGCCAAGAGCATTGGGTCGGGATTGCCGATTGCGGCAGTCACCGGCAAGGCTGAGGTGATGGACAAACCACACGTTGGGGGACTTGGTTCAACTTTCGGCGGCAACCCCGTGGCGTGCGCCGGTGCGGTAGCAACGATCGACTACATGCGAGAAAACAACTTGGCGGACCGGGCGAACGAGATCGGCTCGATAACACTGGATTACTTCCGTCGGTGGCAGGCAAAGCACCATGCTATTGGCGACGTGAGGTGCGCCGGTGCGATGTGTGCGCTGGAATTTGTCAAGGATCGAAAAACTAAAGAACCCAATTCGGTTCTGCCACCGTTGATCGTCGAAGAGGCGTTCCAGCGGGGGGTGATCATGATTCGCGCCGGGCTTTACGGTTCGTGTCTTCGTTTGCTTGCGCCGCTGGTGATTAGTGATTCGCAACTCCATGAAGCCATGCAGGCACTGGAATCTGCGATCGATGCCGCAGTGTTGCGAGCCAAGACCGCGTAGGTGATGCAAAGAGAGACAGTGAACAATGGAGTTGACCGCCCTCAAGTTTAAAAACTTGACGTTTCCTCGCGGATCAAATCGGTCATGAACTTTTTGATCCCAAGTGAACGAGCTTCTTATTGACAAACTCTAGAATACCGAGATGCGAAAGCTCTCGGCCATAGCCCGAATTTTTTATGCCACCGAATGGTAGGTCAGCTTGCGATTTGGTGGGTTGGTTAATGAAGATCATCCCCGATTCAATTCTCTCGGCAATGCGCCGGCCACGATCAATGTCACGGGTATAGATACTTCCGCCTAGGCCATAGGAGGAATCATTGGCCAATTGAATCGCAGCTTCTTCGTCATCAACGACGTAAACGGTGGCAACCGGACCAAATAGTTCTTGGTCATAGGTCGGCATATCAGGAGTGACGTCAGTCAAGATCGTAGGATTGAAATAAGCACCCGGCCGAGCGGGACGATCGCCACCTAGCAAAACCGTAGCTCCTGCGTCGACCGACGCTTGCACTTGTTCGCTTAACGTAACCGCCGCTTGTTCCGTCGAGAGTGGTGAAACCGTCGTTTCGTCATCCATCGGGTCACCGATCTTCAACACAGACATCGATTGTTTGAACTTTGCCAGGAATTCGTCGGCAACCGATTTGACGACGATGAAGCGTTTCGCAGCGACACACGACTGGCCAGCGTTTGTCATTCTTCCTTTCACGGCAAACTCGACCGTCGAATCAATGTCTGCGTCTTCTAAGACAATGAATGGATCATTTCCTCCAAGTTCCAGAACCGAACGTTTTAAATTCTTGCCAGCCAGTGCTGCAACGGCCGCGCCCGCTCGCTCGCTACCCGTTAGCGAGACACCTTGAACTCGTAAATCAGATACGATCGCCTCTACAAAACTGGTTGGAATAAATAGGTTCGTGTAGACACCCCTTGGCAGTCGGCATTGCTCAAACAGATCTGCAATGATCTGAGCGCACTTGGGGACATTTTCTGCGTGTTTCACCATCACAGTGTTTCCTGCCATGATGTTCGGTGCAGCGAATCGTGTGACTTGATAAAAGGGGTAGTTCCAAGGCATCACTCCCAGCAGTACACCAATCGGTTCGAACCGAATAAAGACGTTTGCATCGGAACTCTCCAATTGCTGGTTCGCCAAGAATGATTCCGCACCGCCTGCGTAAAACTCAGCAATTTGGGCGCAAAACTCGATCTCCCGTCGACTTTCAGAAATTCGTTTTCCCATCTCACGAGTGATGATCTGAGCCAAGTCATCGACACGCTCCCTGAGCAGGCTAGCGAACGCAGTGACGGCCTGTTTGCGTTCGTCAAAGGTCGTTGTTCGCCAAGACCGATACGCTTGGTCAGCACGTTCAACCAACTCAAGCGTCTCGTCTTTCGACAGCGTTGGGAAAGTCTCGATGGTTTCGTTAGTAGCCGGGTTGATACTGAAAATTTTCACGATGGGTTACCTTGCTACGATCGTTTTAGATGCGAGGAATCACTAAGCTCGACGTTTTCTGTTTCCTTGAGTCGTCTCAGCTTCAAATTGATGTAGGTGAAAGCAGCATCCTTACGCAAGGGTTGTGACTTCTCTCAGTTCCAAGCCGTGCCAAGCACAGCCGCTATGATCGGTGTTCCTCGTGATTTTAAGCCACTTCTGGATCAACTGTCACGTGCATTCTCGCGGCGACAAACTGCGAGACGCGTGACCCTCTTCTTCGGTCCATCTGGGTTTATTGTGGGTAGAGATCGAGTCCGCCGCAGTAAAAGTAGATTGCCGTCTTGAAATTTTCGGGGTTGCGGTAGCCGCCGACTCTTCTCTTTATCGACATGATCTTGCTGTTCAAGCCTCCGCCGAAGCGTCGCGTAAAAGCGATCGGTCGTCCACCGGTCAAAGGCAGGTCATTGCCGGTACCTTGCGAGGTCGTTGCTACCAAGAAGCGGGACAATAAACTTCGGGTTCGTTGGCATGGCGGAGGCTGGCGAAACGTCGAGGTGATCACGGGTGTGGACGGATGGTTCAAAAGCGGCGAGGGATTGGTGTCGATTCGCTGGGGGCACGTTCGTGATCTTGATAGTACGCATCGCGACGACGTTCCAAGAAATATGGGCTCGCCTGGGATTGGAGACGACTCGCGGATGGGATCGGCAAACGGTGCTGCGGATAGCCCGGTGCTTGTTCAAGCTGGATACGATCGAGGTTTTCTTTTGCGACACGATGCCCGAAAGCAGTTCGCATTTTTGCAGACGATCATCGCAGGGAAAGGAAACGATCACATTGATTGACCTGATCATCAGTGTCCGGCATGTTCTGTGGCTCGAATGGATTTTCGAACACACGCCCGGTGGCGA comes from the Rubripirellula reticaptiva genome and includes:
- a CDS encoding aspartate aminotransferase family protein, whose product is MSKKNLATSTIQISGPIPGPRAQAILDRRDASTVRGLYRSCPIVAESASGATVTDVDGNVFIDLAGGIGALNAGHCPPEVTKAIHDQADKLIHLCNIVGTYESMVQLNEKLHEIVPIRGLKKTLLCNSGVEAGENAVKIARYATGRQGIIVFEGAFHGRSLLGMTMTSKYDLYKRGFGPFASEVYRVPFPYEYREKPNGMSTDDFCELRINDLKKAFVAQIDPTSVAAVIIEPVQGEGGFIPAPPAYIRALRELTAQHGILLASDEVQSGFGRTGKMFAIEHTPGCGTEWDVDMVIMAKSIGSGLPIAAVTGKAEVMDKPHVGGLGSTFGGNPVACAGAVATIDYMRENNLADRANEIGSITLDYFRRWQAKHHAIGDVRCAGAMCALEFVKDRKTKEPNSVLPPLIVEEAFQRGVIMIRAGLYGSCLRLLAPLVISDSQLHEAMQALESAIDAAVLRAKTA
- a CDS encoding C45 family autoproteolytic acyltransferase/hydolase, whose product is MPAIEKLTIVGDAEAMGRAHGTAFRSEIQALTEERMRLCHDCFWSGERNDSTNPKALAEACWEHQKRYDTQTTAELEGIAIAADVPARDLLVTGGFTDFVDALRSDAALSSPFQSPINDPGQCTAVLVAAGTSADGLPLLAQTWDMHPTATPYIRVLDQRSTDQPATVVFTVTGCPAMIGINEHGLGIGINNMVTMDGRPGVMWTSVVRRMLRARNADEALELLKHAPVAGAHHYLLIDAESNGYSVERSPTRIAVRTLESTLAHTNHCLDSELVSIEPVRGDAPAHSTQGRLRSAKRWLDTHREDCSRQGLWRLLNQFDAKDPLGSICHGPFPDYDVETGGAVVISPRDRAMDAIWGQGRVHTKADQTEPETFTVLPNNPMPSVS
- a CDS encoding NAD-dependent succinate-semialdehyde dehydrogenase, coding for MKIFSINPATNETIETFPTLSKDETLELVERADQAYRSWRTTTFDERKQAVTAFASLLRERVDDLAQIITREMGKRISESRREIEFCAQIAEFYAGGAESFLANQQLESSDANVFIRFEPIGVLLGVMPWNYPFYQVTRFAAPNIMAGNTVMVKHAENVPKCAQIIADLFEQCRLPRGVYTNLFIPTSFVEAIVSDLRVQGVSLTGSERAGAAVAALAGKNLKRSVLELGGNDPFIVLEDADIDSTVEFAVKGRMTNAGQSCVAAKRFIVVKSVADEFLAKFKQSMSVLKIGDPMDDETTVSPLSTEQAAVTLSEQVQASVDAGATVLLGGDRPARPGAYFNPTILTDVTPDMPTYDQELFGPVATVYVVDDEEAAIQLANDSSYGLGGSIYTRDIDRGRRIAERIESGMIFINQPTKSQADLPFGGIKNSGYGRELSHLGILEFVNKKLVHLGSKSS